In one window of Paucibacter aquatile DNA:
- a CDS encoding zonular occludens toxin domain-containing protein, which translates to MIELQTGLPGACKSLYTIDRLEVLRQQTQRPIFYVQRDQGDDSAPGIVELTLPWTPIKVEEWPSCPPGSIVVIDECQKVPGFRPRPTSQAAPVWAEPAMETHRGKGIDLVLICQHPSQLHVGIRRLVGRHLHAVRKFGMQVSTVHEWGAVKDNCDKTRTDSIKHLYKFNKKAYAYYKSAEAHTHKRKIPFKVWVLIALLIGSPILGVVGLRIGMGLGKADASGQAGVFAPGAASAPIATVGGQAQQARASTPVEYAQAYQPRIEGLPHTAPAYDEVTKPTQAPYPAACIASKKRCGCWSQQGTKLDTPESLCRSIADGGFFIAWAGVSVPAHAVAEPAKQPAEPPATVKQ; encoded by the coding sequence ATGATTGAGCTACAGACGGGCTTGCCTGGTGCATGCAAGAGCCTTTACACAATCGACCGGCTGGAGGTTTTGCGCCAGCAAACGCAGCGGCCTATTTTCTATGTCCAGCGCGATCAGGGCGACGATTCCGCCCCGGGTATCGTTGAGCTGACATTGCCGTGGACGCCTATTAAGGTTGAGGAATGGCCCAGCTGCCCGCCTGGCAGTATTGTCGTCATCGATGAATGCCAGAAAGTGCCAGGCTTTCGGCCTCGGCCTACCAGCCAGGCCGCCCCAGTTTGGGCTGAGCCTGCGATGGAAACCCACCGGGGCAAGGGCATTGACCTGGTACTTATTTGCCAGCACCCTAGCCAATTGCATGTTGGTATTCGTCGCCTGGTCGGTCGCCATCTGCACGCTGTTCGCAAATTCGGTATGCAGGTATCGACGGTGCATGAATGGGGCGCAGTGAAAGATAACTGCGATAAAACCCGCACCGATTCGATCAAGCATCTATACAAATTCAATAAAAAGGCTTACGCCTACTACAAAAGCGCCGAGGCCCACACCCATAAGCGGAAAATCCCTTTCAAGGTTTGGGTATTGATTGCCCTTCTTATTGGTTCTCCCATTCTTGGCGTTGTAGGTTTGCGGATTGGCATGGGTTTAGGTAAAGCCGATGCATCTGGCCAAGCTGGTGTTTTTGCGCCTGGTGCAGCATCTGCGCCTATTGCCACTGTGGGCGGCCAGGCCCAGCAGGCGAGGGCATCCACGCCCGTCGAATACGCGCAGGCCTATCAGCCGCGCATTGAGGGCTTGCCTCATACGGCCCCGGCCTACGATGAGGTAACCAAGCCGACACAGGCCCCATACCCTGCGGCATGCATCGCCAGCAAAAAGCGCTGCGGCTGCTGGTCGCAGCAGGGCACGAAATTGGACACGCCGGAGAGCCTTTGTCGCTCCATCGCTGATGGCGGGTTTTTCATCGCGTGGGCTGGTGTCTCGGTGCCCGCGCATGCCGTCGCTGAGCCTGCCAAACAGCCAGCAGAGCCACCGGCTACGGTCAAGCAATAG
- a CDS encoding DUF2523 domain-containing protein encodes MPLPLGVPLLIGSIIGGITAAVGTLVGRVLVSLGVGFVAYQGVNLTAEWIRDQASQKFAALPGDVYTVIQLLQVPAVINVYFSAWMASLVVSGLQSGTIVKSIQRSPGG; translated from the coding sequence ATGCCTTTGCCTCTCGGTGTACCCCTGCTTATTGGTTCTATCATCGGCGGCATTACTGCTGCTGTCGGTACTCTCGTTGGTCGGGTATTGGTAAGTCTCGGCGTTGGTTTTGTTGCTTATCAGGGCGTCAATTTGACAGCTGAATGGATACGCGATCAGGCCTCGCAAAAGTTCGCGGCGCTGCCAGGCGATGTATATACGGTCATTCAGTTATTGCAGGTGCCCGCTGTCATCAATGTCTATTTCAGCGCCTGGATGGCTTCACTTGTCGTGAGTGGTTTGCAGAGTGGGACCATCGTTAAATCAATCCAGCGCTCGCCAGGTGGTTAA